A portion of the Watersipora subatra unplaced genomic scaffold, tzWatSuba1.1 SCAFFOLD_145, whole genome shotgun sequence genome contains these proteins:
- the LOC137410028 gene encoding uncharacterized protein — MKSNMATSFTQTMRTAYSTSMKDFLKQGENIWRGKNVIHDSQSYLCMYGEEKEYGEEKEYGCMYGPERQQTQKEKYKEQRRSQNPTKRPHPQDNTSDSNTELKIRRKRSACSGWVGVRAEAM; from the exons atgaaatcgaatatggcaacaagttttacacaaaccatgaggacggcatattcaacaagcatgaaagactttttgaag caaggtgaaaATATTTGGAGAGGTAAGAACGTCATCCATGACAGTCAaagctatttatgtatgtatggcgaagaaaaagagtatggcgaagaaaaagagtatggctgcatgtacggccctgaaagacagcaaacccagaaggaaaagtacaaagaacagcggagg tcacagaatccaacaaagagaccgcatcctcaagacaatacatctgatagtaacacggag ctcaagataaggaggaaacgtagtgcttgctcaggatgggtaggagtaagagcagaggctatgtga